One window of Polyangiaceae bacterium genomic DNA carries:
- a CDS encoding phosphatase PAP2 family protein — protein sequence MTRLALGAALWLIASPAVAASCDEADPWSHLPDSADQIARPRALALLGAALVPPAIMAPSGLDHEARLLAQRSLGGRHDAEPVSVYAPHVLLAGATLIYVASVVGSACEPRRTTAAILQGGLLTLGLVSGMKWSVGRGFPNAGEDPTAADRLEHPENARQFAPFQQGLGAFPSGHTAVVFAAAGAVRGVNAHWGWARYVAYPIAAGVAFGMWYGDHHWTSDIVSGALMGEALGGAVGNAFADHTSQDGLAMVAFVSGSTRLVGLTGRW from the coding sequence ATGACCCGTCTTGCGCTCGGCGCAGCGCTCTGGCTGATCGCGAGTCCAGCGGTCGCTGCCTCTTGCGACGAGGCCGACCCCTGGTCTCACCTCCCGGACAGCGCTGACCAGATCGCTCGGCCCCGCGCGCTTGCCTTGCTCGGCGCCGCGCTGGTTCCGCCAGCGATCATGGCGCCAAGCGGACTCGACCACGAAGCGCGGCTGCTTGCTCAGCGCTCGCTGGGCGGACGACACGATGCCGAACCCGTCAGTGTCTACGCGCCGCACGTCCTGCTTGCGGGAGCGACATTGATCTACGTGGCGAGCGTGGTCGGTTCCGCGTGCGAACCCCGGCGCACCACCGCTGCCATCCTTCAAGGCGGCTTGCTGACCTTGGGTCTGGTGAGCGGCATGAAGTGGAGCGTTGGGCGCGGCTTTCCCAATGCGGGTGAAGATCCCACCGCTGCCGATCGCTTGGAGCACCCGGAGAACGCGCGACAGTTCGCTCCCTTTCAGCAAGGTCTGGGCGCCTTCCCCAGTGGACACACTGCCGTCGTTTTCGCCGCGGCAGGAGCAGTGCGAGGCGTCAATGCGCACTGGGGCTGGGCACGCTACGTCGCCTACCCCATCGCAGCCGGGGTGGCGTTCGGCATGTGGTACGGCGATCACCATTGGACTTCAGACATCGTGTCGGGCGCACTGATGGGTGAAGCCCTCGGCGGCGCAGTCGGCAACGCCTTCGCCGATCACACCTCCCAGGATGGGCTTGCCATGGTCGCGTTCGTCAGCGGCAGCACGCGCCTCGTCGGCCTGACGGGTCGTTGGTAG